The Latilactobacillus sakei subsp. sakei DSM 20017 = JCM 1157 genome includes a window with the following:
- a CDS encoding asparaginase: MKKILVLHTGGTIAMSADQDGAVAPTGQNPMAGFEKLFDNQLTIISEEFANLPSPHITPTVMLALKNRIQEAEATGIDGVVITHGTDTLEETAYFLDLTLPNNVPIVITGAMRSSNEIGSDGLHNLISAVWTAASDDAHDKGVLVVMNDEIHTARYVTKTHTTNVATFRTPTFGPIGLVSKHDANFFQELIRSEICDIQELVEPVFLLKAYAGMDGTLFEAINQPTTKGLVIEALGAGNLPPATLPAIQALLDRNIPVVLVSRCFNGIAEDVYDYDGGGVKLKKMGITFCQGLNGPKARLKLQVGLSAGKTGADLVNFVSNAVS, from the coding sequence ATGAAAAAAATCCTCGTCTTGCACACTGGTGGTACAATCGCCATGTCCGCTGATCAAGACGGTGCAGTCGCACCAACTGGTCAAAATCCAATGGCCGGTTTTGAAAAATTATTCGATAACCAACTCACAATTATTAGTGAAGAATTTGCGAATCTGCCCTCACCGCACATTACACCAACCGTGATGTTAGCACTCAAGAATCGCATTCAAGAAGCTGAAGCAACAGGTATCGACGGTGTGGTCATCACTCACGGGACCGATACACTTGAAGAAACTGCCTACTTCTTAGACCTGACCTTGCCTAACAACGTGCCAATTGTCATCACAGGTGCGATGCGTTCTTCTAATGAAATCGGCTCAGATGGTCTTCATAACTTAATTAGTGCCGTTTGGACAGCAGCTTCTGATGATGCCCATGATAAAGGTGTTTTAGTCGTCATGAACGATGAAATCCACACCGCTCGTTATGTAACAAAAACGCACACGACAAATGTCGCTACTTTTAGAACACCTACTTTTGGACCAATTGGTTTGGTCAGCAAACACGATGCAAATTTCTTCCAAGAATTAATTCGTTCTGAAATCTGCGATATTCAAGAATTGGTTGAACCGGTCTTCTTATTAAAAGCTTACGCCGGCATGGATGGGACGCTGTTTGAAGCCATCAATCAACCAACTACTAAAGGCCTTGTGATCGAAGCTCTTGGTGCTGGGAATTTACCACCCGCAACACTACCTGCCATCCAAGCCTTACTGGACCGCAATATTCCCGTTGTGCTCGTATCCCGCTGTTTCAACGGTATTGCCGAAGACGTCTACGACTACGATGGCGGTGGCGTTAAATTGAAAAAAATGGGCATTACTTTCTGCCAAGGTTTAAACGGCCCCAAAGCCCGCTTGAAACTTCAAGTTGGCTTAAGTGCTGGTAAAACAGGCGCTGACCTCGTGAACTTCGTCAGCAATGCCGTCTCATAA
- a CDS encoding helix-turn-helix domain-containing protein — translation MIKQIGNLIRTKRLDQKMTIEQLAEKAELSASFIAKFERNDQNNISIQALEKIVNALNMKLGDLFMYEGISDTTTLELIGYLSQLSETDQQELSAAILKMIKISQKNSK, via the coding sequence ATGATTAAACAAATAGGCAATTTAATCCGTACTAAACGGTTGGACCAAAAAATGACAATTGAACAACTGGCTGAAAAAGCAGAATTGTCAGCCAGTTTTATCGCTAAGTTTGAACGAAATGATCAGAATAATATTTCGATACAAGCACTTGAAAAAATCGTGAATGCTTTAAATATGAAGTTGGGTGATTTATTCATGTACGAGGGTATCAGCGATACAACAACTTTAGAATTAATCGGTTATCTCTCTCAATTGAGTGAGACAGATCAACAAGAATTAAGTGCAGCAATTCTAAAAATGATAAAAATTAGTCAAAAAAATAGTAAATAG
- a CDS encoding LysM peptidoglycan-binding domain-containing protein: MKLSKISTSLLVSGVTLLTVAPIFNGASHSVEAATNWTPRSVQAIRQDLKTTGIDKYTIKWGDTLSTISAAAKLNGVDVSIKRLAEINHISNVDLIETGNTLLFKWNGVNSTVIVKDKNEDNNAYNLDSSQPVKNNDSIIVTKPVSPDVNDTTTAPSTNVNSNSNNSSNNNNQDNSSNTGNTNNNQNNGSNAGNTNNNQDNGSNTGNTNNNQDNGSNTGNTNNNQDNGSNAGNTNNNQDNGSNTGNTNNNQDNDNIDKPEPTDQVSYNVYIIYSQEHRPFYKVGTFTGKVGDKVSYMDKYTSGYSDTDHVYTEDGRHHYTIGNSMEELYPGTTRYGFIEVLNAHFNISTEEEYMAYHIKEYGYAGQSATSLTLEKDKPNNIYLMFNAM, translated from the coding sequence ATGAAATTATCGAAGATTAGTACAAGTCTACTTGTTTCTGGAGTAACCTTACTAACCGTAGCACCTATTTTTAATGGTGCAAGTCACTCTGTTGAAGCCGCAACGAACTGGACGCCTAGAAGTGTCCAAGCCATTCGACAAGACTTAAAAACAACAGGGATTGATAAATATACAATCAAATGGGGAGATACATTAAGTACGATTAGTGCAGCAGCCAAATTAAATGGCGTTGACGTTTCTATTAAACGTCTTGCTGAAATTAACCATATTAGTAATGTTGATTTGATTGAAACTGGTAACACATTGCTCTTTAAGTGGAATGGTGTTAATAGCACTGTGATTGTTAAGGATAAAAATGAGGATAATAATGCTTACAATCTCGATTCTTCACAACCTGTTAAGAACAATGACTCAATTATCGTTACAAAACCAGTTAGCCCTGATGTTAACGATACAACCACAGCACCAAGCACTAATGTAAATAGTAATTCAAACAATAGTAGTAACAATAATAACCAAGATAACAGCTCAAATACTGGTAACACCAATAACAATCAAAATAATGGCTCAAACGCTGGTAATACTAATAACAACCAAGATAATGGTTCAAATACTGGCAATACTAATAACAACCAAGATAATGGTTCAAATACTGGCAATACTAATAACAACCAAGATAATGGTTCAAATGCTGGTAATACCAATAATAACCAAGATAACGGCTCAAATACTGGTAATACCAATAACAACCAAGATAATGACAATATTGACAAACCCGAACCAACAGACCAGGTTTCATACAACGTATATATAATCTATTCTCAAGAACACCGTCCCTTCTATAAAGTAGGCACCTTTACTGGTAAAGTTGGCGATAAAGTTAGCTATATGGATAAATATACTTCGGGATATTCAGATACTGATCATGTCTATACTGAAGATGGTCGTCATCACTACACTATCGGAAATTCTATGGAGGAATTATATCCAGGAACAACCAGATATGGTTTTATTGAGGTTCTTAATGCACATTTCAATATATCAACCGAAGAGGAATATATGGCCTATCATATAAAAGAATACGGTTATGCAGGTCAATCAGCTACATCACTTACGTTAGAAAAAGATAAGCCAAATAATATATATCTAATGTTCAACGCTATGTAA
- a CDS encoding chloride channel protein has protein sequence MFKFKSLYLFGYGLILSAIVGILLGLFYSLQSTLIDLFWQKATFGGLLDAIMLVMVGLVIIISRHYFGPLPQNLGVIKADLKQTGTANYRYVLLQMLISAVILVSGTSLGPEATLVSSTFLYSIWLADKQRYVAAHFDDLRAQSIGMRLKVLATPHRYLLHYQQPTAPLTKVATYQKKALITTYFLNGTAWFSGVFILTGEPSLIIRLGQSHWQGRDLYWFLPLVLGGYLLGKLWLAGMVGLRKIMQARLTNDQVRVLIGGLAIFLASLFFPHILFSGQHNFHLFTTIWQDQSMLFLMSRSLLKLILLTICLNTGWLGGDIFPVLFASTAQGMAISQLFPQVDSLFVIGLIAISMGSAILEAPLVAGLIMVILFLPPNLFWVGIIATGIVLGLEKYRQHHQARREQQQSQGARLHQSEA, from the coding sequence ATGTTTAAATTTAAATCACTTTATCTATTTGGTTATGGTCTTATTCTGAGCGCCATCGTCGGTATCTTGCTCGGCCTTTTTTATAGCTTACAAAGTACTCTAATTGATCTTTTCTGGCAAAAAGCAACCTTTGGTGGCCTCTTAGACGCCATTATGCTGGTGATGGTTGGCTTAGTCATCATTATTTCACGACACTATTTTGGGCCCCTCCCACAAAATTTGGGGGTCATTAAGGCTGATCTCAAACAAACGGGCACTGCTAATTATCGCTATGTCCTTTTACAAATGCTGATTTCTGCTGTCATTTTGGTCAGCGGAACGAGCCTTGGACCTGAAGCAACATTGGTTAGCTCAACCTTCCTCTACAGTATTTGGCTCGCTGACAAGCAACGCTACGTCGCCGCGCATTTTGATGACTTACGTGCACAATCAATAGGCATGAGATTAAAAGTACTCGCGACACCGCACCGCTATCTATTGCATTATCAACAACCAACCGCCCCACTCACCAAAGTAGCAACCTATCAAAAGAAAGCCCTCATCACAACTTACTTTTTAAATGGGACTGCGTGGTTTAGCGGCGTCTTCATCTTAACCGGCGAACCGTCATTAATTATTCGGCTTGGCCAATCGCACTGGCAAGGGCGCGATCTCTATTGGTTTTTACCATTAGTGCTCGGAGGTTATTTACTCGGAAAACTTTGGTTGGCCGGCATGGTGGGCTTACGCAAAATTATGCAAGCCCGCCTCACCAACGATCAGGTCCGCGTCTTAATCGGTGGTCTAGCGATTTTCTTAGCCAGCCTCTTTTTCCCACACATTCTCTTTTCCGGTCAACATAACTTTCATTTATTCACCACAATTTGGCAAGATCAATCAATGCTTTTTTTAATGAGCCGCTCCCTATTAAAACTAATTTTATTAACAATCTGTTTGAACACCGGTTGGCTTGGCGGGGATATCTTCCCGGTTTTGTTTGCTTCAACTGCTCAAGGGATGGCAATTAGCCAGTTATTCCCGCAAGTTGATTCCCTCTTTGTCATTGGGTTAATTGCCATCAGTATGGGCAGTGCCATTCTTGAAGCCCCACTGGTAGCTGGATTGATTATGGTTATTTTATTCTTACCGCCTAATCTCTTTTGGGTTGGTATTATTGCTACTGGCATCGTCTTAGGCTTAGAAAAATACCGTCAACATCATCAAGCACGCCGTGAACAGCAACAAAGCCAAGGTGCGCGACTACATCAAAGTGAAGCCTAA
- a CDS encoding DNA replication initiation control protein YabA has translation MSKTDLYEQLLTIEQQAKLTFDGITEMKAVLSKVLEENAELEIENKHLREHLQELQQTTEETDTKDLSQGLSKSKQNLQNLYEEGFHICPYFYGSRRENDEPCAFCNDVIYGERTAD, from the coding sequence TTGAGTAAAACAGACTTATACGAACAATTATTAACTATTGAGCAGCAGGCCAAGTTAACGTTTGACGGCATCACTGAAATGAAGGCAGTTTTATCTAAAGTTCTGGAAGAAAATGCAGAATTAGAGATTGAAAATAAACACCTCAGAGAACACCTTCAGGAATTACAACAAACAACTGAGGAAACTGACACCAAAGATTTATCACAAGGTTTGTCTAAGTCTAAACAAAATTTACAGAATCTGTATGAAGAAGGCTTTCATATCTGTCCTTATTTCTATGGTTCGCGACGTGAAAACGACGAACCATGTGCCTTTTGTAACGACGTTATTTATGGCGAACGGACAGCTGATTAA
- the tsaD gene encoding tRNA (adenosine(37)-N6)-threonylcarbamoyltransferase complex transferase subunit TsaD, producing the protein MTEKKELILAFESSCDETSVAVIENGQRILSNVIATQIKSHQRFGGVVPEVASRHHVEQITLCTQEALEQAGVTYDDLTAVAVTYGPGLVGALLIGVTAAKAIAYAHHLPLVPVNHMAGHIYAARFVKPLEYPLLALLVSGGHTELVYMPAAGQFEIIGDTRDDAAGEAYDKIGRVLGVPYPAGKEIDRLAHIGQDTFNFPRAMLKEDNLDFSFSGLKSAFINTVHHADQIGETLDQADLAASFQASVVEVLVTKTLRAAQSLKVKQLVVAGGVAANQGLREGLAAGIESAGLDLDLIMPPLRLCGDNGAMIGAAAHIALAQNTLADLDLNAVPSLDFPYQNEL; encoded by the coding sequence ATGACGGAGAAAAAAGAATTAATTTTAGCCTTTGAATCAAGTTGTGATGAAACGAGTGTGGCGGTCATTGAAAATGGTCAACGCATCTTAAGTAATGTCATTGCAACACAGATTAAGAGTCATCAACGTTTTGGCGGGGTAGTCCCAGAAGTGGCTAGCCGCCATCATGTTGAACAAATCACACTTTGTACACAAGAAGCACTGGAACAAGCTGGTGTGACTTATGATGATTTAACAGCGGTCGCCGTCACTTACGGTCCCGGATTAGTTGGCGCTTTATTGATTGGGGTCACAGCCGCTAAGGCAATCGCCTATGCGCATCATTTGCCACTTGTACCGGTTAATCATATGGCCGGGCACATTTATGCGGCCCGCTTTGTTAAACCGTTAGAATACCCTTTGTTAGCCCTATTGGTTTCAGGTGGTCATACAGAATTGGTTTATATGCCTGCTGCGGGTCAATTCGAAATCATCGGTGATACACGGGATGATGCGGCTGGCGAAGCCTACGATAAGATTGGACGGGTATTGGGTGTGCCATATCCAGCTGGTAAGGAAATTGACCGCCTCGCACATATCGGACAGGATACGTTTAATTTTCCACGCGCAATGTTGAAAGAAGATAACTTGGACTTCAGTTTTAGTGGTCTCAAGAGTGCTTTTATCAATACGGTCCACCATGCTGATCAAATCGGTGAAACATTGGACCAAGCGGACTTAGCGGCGAGCTTTCAAGCAAGTGTTGTTGAAGTGTTAGTCACTAAAACCCTTCGCGCAGCACAATCACTAAAGGTTAAACAACTAGTTGTTGCCGGCGGGGTTGCGGCCAACCAAGGCTTGCGAGAAGGCTTAGCGGCTGGGATTGAATCAGCAGGATTAGATCTTGATTTAATCATGCCACCACTACGCTTATGCGGCGATAACGGCGCGATGATTGGCGCTGCTGCCCACATTGCACTTGCGCAAAACACGCTGGCTGATTTAGATTTAAACGCCGTCCCTAGTTTGGACTTTCCGTATCAAAACGAACTTTAA
- the holB gene encoding DNA polymerase III subunit delta' — protein sequence MATLTIEQMQPKLVQQFAQIIARGQLAHGYLLAGAQGVGKMQLAQWLALRLFCQQVNEDSQPCYQCPECQRILTGNHPDVVEIKPDGKSIKIADIRYLKQEVAKSGMESSQRLFIIEAAETLTASAANSLLKFLEEPAPNVYAILCTSNKNLMLPTILSRLQVIDLANLPKEMVRQQFEEAQILPAQAQLLSHLTSDLTQAQQLLAEDWLMQVVAKITSWAQKVAQKDLESFVTIQTQLLPLLTDRSQQKIALNLIGLWYQDLLNCRYDLAGDLCFSEYRTQLNTISQQMTAAEIVAQTEFVLTAQRTFEQNVSCQNVLESLTLNLIAVA from the coding sequence ATGGCCACTTTAACAATTGAACAAATGCAACCCAAGCTTGTCCAGCAGTTTGCCCAGATTATTGCGCGTGGGCAGTTAGCACATGGTTATTTATTAGCCGGTGCACAAGGTGTGGGTAAGATGCAATTGGCACAATGGTTAGCACTACGTCTTTTTTGCCAACAGGTCAATGAAGACAGCCAACCGTGCTATCAATGTCCTGAATGCCAGCGGATTTTAACTGGGAATCATCCCGATGTCGTCGAAATTAAACCAGACGGTAAGAGCATTAAAATTGCTGATATTCGCTATCTGAAGCAAGAAGTTGCTAAGAGTGGGATGGAATCGAGTCAGCGGCTTTTCATTATTGAAGCGGCAGAGACATTGACGGCTAGTGCGGCCAATAGTTTATTGAAATTTTTGGAAGAACCGGCGCCAAACGTCTACGCAATTTTATGTACCAGCAATAAAAATCTGATGTTACCGACGATTTTATCGCGGCTTCAAGTGATTGACTTAGCCAATCTGCCGAAGGAAATGGTGCGTCAACAATTTGAAGAAGCGCAGATTTTACCAGCGCAGGCACAGCTGTTGAGTCACTTGACGAGTGACTTAACGCAGGCCCAACAATTATTGGCCGAAGACTGGCTGATGCAAGTCGTTGCTAAAATCACGAGTTGGGCCCAAAAAGTTGCCCAAAAGGATTTGGAGAGTTTTGTAACGATTCAAACGCAACTACTACCCTTATTGACAGATCGGTCCCAACAAAAGATTGCTTTAAACTTAATCGGTTTGTGGTATCAAGATCTTTTAAACTGCCGGTATGATTTGGCGGGTGATCTTTGTTTTAGTGAGTATCGCACACAGTTAAACACCATTAGTCAACAAATGACCGCGGCGGAGATTGTGGCGCAAACAGAATTCGTTTTAACGGCTCAACGCACGTTTGAACAAAATGTGAGTTGCCAAAACGTCTTAGAGAGTTTAACGTTAAATTTAATCGCAGTAGCATAG
- the rimI gene encoding ribosomal protein S18-alanine N-acetyltransferase gives MIDDQPFYLARASQSDIPALIDIERSVYGGKTPWDRWAFASELSKRRTSIYLVLCQGSEVVAFVGAWFSTNEAHITNIAVRPNFQKRGIGHFLVHEVVALARDYPSQKITLEVRTGNTGAQSVYRRMGFKVVKTRRNYYVQEKEDAFSMCRILSQ, from the coding sequence ATGATTGATGATCAGCCGTTTTACTTGGCGCGTGCCAGCCAGAGCGATATTCCAGCGTTGATTGATATTGAACGCTCGGTCTATGGCGGTAAAACACCTTGGGATCGGTGGGCCTTTGCTAGTGAACTCAGCAAGCGCCGGACATCGATTTATTTAGTATTATGCCAAGGCTCAGAAGTGGTCGCGTTTGTTGGTGCTTGGTTTTCAACTAATGAGGCCCACATCACGAATATTGCGGTCCGTCCTAACTTTCAAAAACGAGGGATTGGCCACTTTTTAGTCCACGAGGTGGTCGCACTTGCGCGGGATTATCCGAGTCAAAAAATTACCCTTGAGGTCCGCACTGGTAACACAGGCGCGCAGTCTGTTTATCGACGGATGGGGTTTAAGGTCGTTAAAACCAGACGCAATTATTATGTTCAGGAAAAAGAAGATGCATTCAGTATGTGCCGCATACTGAGTCAATAG
- the rsmI gene encoding 16S rRNA (cytidine(1402)-2'-O)-methyltransferase — protein sequence MQTQSSFKTTTQGTLYLVPTPIGNLGDMTYRAIETLKDVQLIAAEDTRNTQKLLNHFEIETKQISFHEHNTQQRIETLIEKLEAGDDIAQVSDAGMPSISDPGHELVKACIEANIAVVPLPGANAGITALIASGITPQPFTFFGFLPRKGKELTETVAQLALKPETTIFYEAPHRLKKTLQALINGFGGERQVTLGRELTKKFEEFIRGDLQEALTWATDNEMRGEFVIIVAGNPTPQNLSVVATDPSLSLSEQVEAQIQQGASPNVAIKTVAKANDLKKQVVYNAYHDLTE from the coding sequence ATGCAAACACAATCTAGTTTTAAAACAACCACTCAAGGGACGCTCTATTTGGTGCCAACACCAATCGGTAACTTGGGTGATATGACGTACCGCGCGATTGAGACGTTAAAGGACGTTCAGTTAATTGCGGCTGAAGATACACGCAATACGCAAAAATTATTGAACCACTTTGAAATTGAAACCAAACAAATTAGTTTCCACGAACATAATACGCAACAACGGATTGAAACGTTGATTGAAAAATTAGAAGCGGGGGACGATATTGCCCAAGTTAGTGATGCGGGGATGCCATCGATTAGCGATCCGGGTCATGAATTGGTCAAAGCTTGTATCGAAGCCAATATCGCAGTCGTACCACTACCAGGCGCAAATGCTGGGATTACGGCGTTAATTGCTTCCGGGATTACACCGCAACCCTTTACGTTCTTTGGCTTTTTACCACGCAAAGGCAAAGAGTTAACTGAAACGGTCGCACAACTAGCCTTAAAGCCGGAAACAACTATCTTTTACGAAGCACCTCATCGTTTGAAAAAGACGTTACAAGCGTTGATCAACGGTTTTGGTGGCGAACGTCAAGTGACGTTGGGCCGAGAATTGACGAAGAAGTTTGAGGAATTTATTCGCGGTGATTTACAAGAAGCCTTAACTTGGGCGACCGACAATGAAATGCGCGGTGAATTTGTGATTATCGTAGCGGGCAATCCTACCCCTCAAAATCTAAGTGTGGTGGCCACCGATCCGTCTTTATCACTATCAGAACAAGTCGAAGCCCAGATTCAACAAGGGGCTAGTCCTAATGTTGCCATTAAAACGGTTGCTAAGGCCAATGATTTGAAGAAACAGGTTGTCTATAACGCGTACCACGATTTAACAGAATAG
- the tsaB gene encoding tRNA (adenosine(37)-N6)-threonylcarbamoyltransferase complex dimerization subunit type 1 TsaB — translation MKLLAMDTSNQAVSVALLEDQQILGEMTVNIRQTHSQTLLPMIDQLLKQTKTPIEAIDRFVVAQGPGSYTGLRIAVTTAKSFAWTMGKELVGISSLALLAGNVQETTALIVPLFDARRDNVFAGVYQWQDQHLQNVVADQHLALTDLLAQVALLNEPVYFVGGDVQQFNAQIKATLGSQAHFVDANHNLPHAAVLGQLGANAEPVADIHGFGPHYLRKTEAEVNWGKTHDDQGSAAYVEQV, via the coding sequence ATGAAGCTATTGGCAATGGATACCTCGAATCAAGCGGTGAGTGTGGCGCTACTTGAAGACCAACAAATATTAGGCGAAATGACCGTCAATATTCGGCAAACCCACAGTCAAACATTGTTACCAATGATTGATCAACTTTTAAAACAAACCAAGACACCAATTGAAGCAATCGACCGGTTTGTAGTGGCACAAGGACCCGGTTCATATACTGGCTTGCGGATTGCGGTTACAACGGCCAAGTCTTTTGCCTGGACAATGGGTAAGGAACTAGTTGGGATTTCTAGTTTGGCACTTTTAGCGGGGAACGTTCAAGAAACAACCGCTTTGATTGTGCCGCTATTTGATGCGCGCCGGGACAACGTTTTTGCCGGTGTTTATCAATGGCAAGACCAGCACTTACAAAACGTGGTCGCTGATCAACATTTGGCACTAACCGACTTATTAGCACAAGTGGCGTTACTAAATGAACCTGTCTATTTTGTTGGCGGTGACGTACAACAGTTTAACGCACAGATTAAAGCCACTTTAGGTAGTCAGGCCCATTTTGTCGATGCCAACCATAACTTGCCACACGCAGCTGTTCTAGGCCAATTGGGGGCTAATGCTGAACCAGTTGCTGACATCCATGGCTTTGGGCCACATTATCTCAGAAAGACAGAAGCAGAGGTCAACTGGGGTAAAACACATGACGATCAAGGATCGGCAGCTTATGTGGAACAAGTTTAG
- a CDS encoding PTS sugar transporter subunit IIB, with protein MAEKTIMLCCAAGMSTSLLVSKMQKAAEAQGVDAEIFATGASDADNQLENKKIDCVLLGPQVRFMEGQFKEKLAPKGIGVEVIDMKAYGMMDGETVLKQALALIG; from the coding sequence ATGGCAGAAAAAACAATCATGTTATGTTGTGCGGCAGGTATGTCAACTAGCTTGCTCGTTTCAAAAATGCAAAAGGCAGCAGAAGCACAAGGTGTCGATGCAGAAATCTTCGCAACTGGCGCATCAGATGCAGATAACCAATTAGAAAACAAAAAAATTGATTGCGTCTTATTAGGCCCTCAAGTACGCTTTATGGAAGGTCAATTTAAAGAAAAATTGGCACCTAAAGGCATTGGTGTTGAAGTGATCGATATGAAAGCCTACGGGATGATGGATGGCGAAACCGTCTTGAAACAAGCGTTAGCACTAATCGGTTAA
- a CDS encoding acyl-[acyl-carrier-protein] thioesterase: MAGKQYTEEYRIPYFETDIKGELTLASLVNVLILASEHQLNDLNVGEETMHSLNLGWVVTQYQMTINRMPKVDEKVRIVTEAESYNRYFCYRNFWLYDEAGNECVFVQSIFVMMSYETRSMVPVVPEIMAPFESMAIKGSKRFPRIKKIDSEKASQKEYRVRYFDIDGNQHVNNVHYFEWMLDALDYDFLMDHRVTSVNIRYGHEIQYGQMTQSQVEQVMVDDIMTTRHKVAVGDLSAAEAEIAWTKR; encoded by the coding sequence ATGGCAGGCAAGCAGTACACAGAGGAATACCGGATTCCGTATTTTGAAACGGATATTAAAGGCGAGTTAACTTTGGCATCTTTAGTCAACGTTTTAATTTTGGCCTCAGAACACCAACTCAATGACCTCAATGTCGGCGAAGAAACCATGCACAGTTTAAATCTTGGCTGGGTTGTCACGCAATATCAAATGACGATTAACCGGATGCCCAAAGTGGATGAAAAGGTGCGGATTGTGACGGAAGCAGAGAGTTATAATCGCTATTTCTGTTATCGGAATTTTTGGTTGTACGATGAAGCGGGCAATGAGTGCGTCTTTGTCCAAAGTATTTTCGTGATGATGTCTTATGAAACGCGCAGTATGGTGCCCGTTGTTCCAGAAATCATGGCACCGTTCGAATCAATGGCGATCAAAGGTAGCAAACGATTCCCACGCATTAAGAAGATAGACTCAGAAAAGGCATCGCAAAAAGAATACCGCGTGCGTTATTTTGATATTGATGGCAATCAACACGTCAATAACGTCCATTATTTTGAATGGATGTTAGACGCCTTGGATTATGATTTCTTGATGGACCACCGGGTAACAAGTGTTAATATCCGTTACGGCCACGAAATTCAATACGGTCAAATGACACAAAGCCAGGTCGAACAAGTGATGGTTGATGACATAATGACCACGCGCCATAAGGTAGCCGTGGGTGACCTAAGCGCAGCAGAAGCCGAAATCGCATGGACTAAAAGATAG
- a CDS encoding folate family ECF transporter S component produces the protein MVNQDRLFGVKLDTRRVVLLAVLIALQLVIARFAISLTIYRISFGFIVTALMGWWFGPVWAGLAAVLGDLINSLMIGVPGGYFPGFTLSAFLGAFIYGCFFYRQKITWLRVILAVLTVVVVVNLGLNSWWVSILSQTPISVHFATRAVGEAATMVIHPIVIYLVMHFEPIVRLKDRIQ, from the coding sequence ATGGTTAATCAAGATCGGTTATTTGGTGTGAAGCTAGACACCAGACGCGTTGTATTACTAGCTGTTCTAATCGCTTTACAATTAGTGATTGCTCGCTTTGCGATTTCGCTAACGATTTACAGAATTAGTTTTGGGTTTATCGTTACCGCCTTAATGGGTTGGTGGTTTGGGCCAGTTTGGGCGGGCTTAGCGGCCGTCCTTGGCGATCTCATCAATAGTTTGATGATTGGTGTTCCGGGCGGCTATTTCCCCGGTTTCACGTTATCAGCCTTCTTAGGCGCATTCATTTACGGCTGTTTCTTCTACCGGCAAAAGATTACGTGGTTACGCGTGATTTTAGCGGTATTAACGGTGGTTGTCGTCGTTAATCTTGGCCTAAATTCATGGTGGGTATCGATTTTAAGTCAGACCCCAATCAGTGTCCACTTTGCTACAAGAGCAGTGGGCGAGGCCGCCACAATGGTCATTCATCCGATTGTGATTTACCTCGTGATGCATTTTGAACCAATTGTTCGTTTGAAAGATAGAATTCAATAA